One window of Quercus robur chromosome 5, dhQueRobu3.1, whole genome shotgun sequence genomic DNA carries:
- the LOC126726054 gene encoding uncharacterized protein LOC126726054 — protein MPLFPISSSSSSSWVSNNESGATASTSKNSSSSSREIEVTTGSSARGRRLLKIREEKRKRQLDNLHNYPAWAKVLEDACKHDHELRAILADSIGNPDLIRKRVEERVRKKGRDFHKSKTGSILAFKVSFRDFNPLDSYIWFELYGAPSDRDVDLIGGVIQSWYVMGRLGAFNSANLQLANSSMEYNPLYDASKGFNVMPSSFHDISDVEFQDNWGRFWVDLGTSDYFAIDVLLNCLTVLSSDYLGIQQIVFGGRCMGDWEEGMTNPDFGYKYFKI, from the exons ATGCCTTTGTTTCcgatatcttcttcttcttcttcttcttgggtTTCCAATAATGAGTCTGGTGCCACCGCAAGTACAAGTAAAaacagtagtagtagtagtagagaAATTGAAGTAACGACAGGAAGCAGCGCTCGAGGGCGCAGATTGCTGAAGATTCGAGAAGAGAAGAGGAAACGCCAACTTGACAACCTTCACAACTATCCTGCCTGGGCCAAAGTTCTTGAAGATGCTTGCAAACATGACCATGAGCTCCGTGCCATTCTCGCTGATTCCATCGGCAACCCGGACCTCATCCGCAAACGG GTTGAAGAGAGAGTTCGGAAGAAAGGTCGAGACTTTCACAAATCAAAAACGGGTTCCATCCTTGCCTTCAAAGTCAGCTTTAGAGA TTTCAATCCTCTTGATTCTTACATTTGGTTTGAATTGTATGGAGCACCATCTGATCGGGATGTTGACCTTATTGGTGGT GTAATTCAGTCATGGTATGTTATGGGGCGCTTGGGAGCTTTTAATTCTGCTAATCTACAG CTGGCTAATTCATCGATGGAGTACAATCCCCTTTATGATGCAAGTAAGGGTTTCAATGTGATGCCATCTTCATTTCATGATATCAGTGATGTTGAGTTTCAAGATAACTGGGGTCGTTTTTG GGTAGACCTCGGAACTTCTGATTATTTTGCGATTGATGTACTCCTCAACTGCTTGACAGTCTTAAGTTCAGA TTATTTAGGCATTCAACAGATAGTTTTTGGCGGTCGATGCATGGGTGACTGGGAAGAGGGGATGACAAACCCTGATTTTGGATACAAATACTTCaagatttaa
- the LOC126728229 gene encoding exopolygalacturonase-like produces MGKNLSIATISLLLVLASTKAQQVFDVKSYGAQPNADITQALTKAWKAACAVAGSKVVISAGVYKLGLVTLLGPCKGAIEFNLQGTLQAPSDVASFNGKDGWVAFERIDGLTVSGGGVFDGKGQQAWQKNECAEDKNCNVLPINIRFDYVTNSKVQDITSKDSKYFHINLLECKKLQFQHVTITAPANSPNTDGIHVGRSSQITITNADIGTGDDCISFGDGTQDVTVNQVTCGPGHGISVGSLGRYENEEPVSGIRVIGATLSNTDNGVRIKTWPSSSSGVASDIHFEDVVMNNVANPVIIDQNYCPNSQCSNQSPSKVKISNVSFKKIRGTSSTKEALNLICSKSVPCQQVVLSDIDLAYKGGGGFATSICTNIQPAVSGKLNPPACTNKH; encoded by the exons ATGGGAAAGAATTTAAGCATTGCAACAATTTCCTTGCTATTGGTGTTGGCATCCACCAAAGCCCAGCAGGTCTTTGACGTTAAATCATACGGAGCACAACCTAATGCTGATATAACCCAG GCTTTGACAAAAGCTTGGAAAGCTGCGTGTGCAGTAGCAGGaagtaaagttgtgatttcagCAGGGGTATACAAACTAGGTTTAGTGACTTTGTTGGGTCCATGCAAAGGTGCAATTGAGTTTAACCTTCAGGGAACCCTACAGGCCCCATCAGATGTTGCCTCCTTCAACGGTAAAGATGGTTGGGTTGCTTTTGAACGTATCGACGGTCTCACTGTGTCAGGTGGTGGAGTTTTTGATGGCAAAGGACAACAAGCATGGCAAAAAAATGAGTGTGCCGAAGACAAAAACTGCAACGTACTTCCTATT AATATAAGGTTTGATTACGTCACAAATTCAAAAGTCCAAGACATTACATCGAAGGACAGCAAATATTTCCACATCAACCTTTTGGAATGCAAGAAGTTGCAATTCCAACATGTTACCATAACTGCACCCGCTAATAGCCCCAACACTGATGGAATCCACGTGGGACGTTCATCTCAGATCACCATTACCAATGCCGATATTGGAACAGGTGATGATTGCATCTCCTTTGGTGATGGAACCCAAGATGTTACTGTTAACCAAGTAACTTGTGGACCTGGCCATGGTATCAGCGTTGGAAGTCTTGGAAGGTATGAGAACGAAGAACCTGTTTCAGGAATCAGAGTTATTGGTGCCACACTTAGCAATACAGATAATGGTGTTAGAATCAAAACATGGCCTTCTTCCTCTTCTGGAGTTGCTTCTGATATACATTTCGAGGATGTTGTCATGAACAATGTTGCCAATCCTGTCATCATTGATCAAAACTACTGCCCAAACAGTCAATGCTCAAACCAG tcTCCCTCTAAAGTTAAGATCAGCAATGTTAGCTTCAAGAAAATTAGAGGCACTTCTTCGACAAAGGAAGCTCTGAATCTTATTTGCAGTAAGAGTGTACCATGCCAACAAGTGGTGCTTTCTGACATTGATCTCGCGTACAAGGGAGGTGGAGGATTTGCTACTTCCATTTGTACTAACATCCAGCCTGCAGTTTCGGGCAAGTTGAACCCTCCTGCTTGTACCAATAAGCATTAA